A region of the Scatophagus argus isolate fScaArg1 chromosome 19, fScaArg1.pri, whole genome shotgun sequence genome:
GCTGCACAGCGTGGCTGTCTGCTGCATAACCTGTCATGTTGATGCAGTGCCTCTGCCTTGCCTTTGTAAAATGCAGCCTGGTTTTAAGTAACAGTACCTCTGAGCTTTAATTATCAACTCAGCCTGTCAACTTGACAGAGTTTGCCTGTGAAAAGTTGTTTGACCCAGTGGCAGCTGCCCGCAGTGGGGACAGGCCGACAGTTTATGTCACCGTAATGATAGACCAGCACAATATCCCACTACATCCCATCCATTGCTAAAATTTTAGAGTCACTGGAAAACTGTTACCAGGTTCGCTATTAGATTGAGATAGAGCCAGCCTCAGAAGCAACATCAGCGATAAGCTTGTCGAAATACTGTTTATTTGACATAATATTGGTGCATTATTCTTTAGACTCAGGCTACCAGTGagacacattttccttttcccccAGCAGGCCTGTAATACGTGgtaattcattcataaattgAAAAGTAAGATGCTACAAATGCTGTCTGTTGGGAGTTTCTAAGTTTTCTAAGTTTAATCCGAAGCTTTTAGTTCCTTACATAAGTGGTGAAATGGCCATAAATCCACCTAAAGGGCTTCTACGATTTAAGCCTTCAAGCAGCAAAAACTGATTCTgaatttttttcacttgtttcctgtttcttcagGTTGTGCGCAGCCACCCGGCGTGCAGCACGGAGACCTGCTGAACCAGACCGAAGCCAACCGGGGCTCTTTCCCTCCGGGCACCCTGCTCACTTATGGCTGTGAGCCTGGCTACACTGCAGATGGGCCCACCAGCATCATTTGTACCAGCTCTGGAGCCTGGTCCTATCAACCGCCACGCTGTATCAGAAGCAATGGTAAGcacaacaaatacacacctgggacaaggattcaaggagctttattgtcatttcacataCGCAGAAACatggtattgtgcaaatgaaaggAGTAGTGCAAAGTTCTGTGCAAGATAAAAAAAGCACACCagactgtaattttttttttcttggctcaAATGCAGTCCTATTATGCTCGTCTCTATGGAAAATATTGTAGCCTTTACAAGTTTTATTGTAATGCAAACGGTtcatttaaacctttttttgtcacaaacatTTGAGGGTCAAGTTCATTGGGAAGTGAACTATATGATTTTCCTCTCACTTCCTGAAAAGTCACTTTTATAACCTCATATGTTTGAGCAGGTGCACTTCACAGCTGACTGcatcaaaactgaaatatcacatCAGTTAGATCACATCAAATTTCGCTCAAAATATGACTGCAGGTAGAAATACTGCCAGACTCTTTGAGTACACGACAGCAGCCACAAGTGTTCAAATGTCTtattttctctgcctcctctcagtGTGTTCACCGCCCACTGAACCTGAGAACGGGGGCTACCGCTGTCACCCTTCTCCCTGCCACCGCCTCACCCACAAGACAGTTATCGAGTACTTCTGCGACGAGGGCTATGCTCTGAAGGGGGACTACAAGTTCCTCACCTGCCAGAACGGCGAGTGGGACGGTCCAATGCAGATAAGCTGCCGCCTCACACAAGGTCTGTCACTTCTGTTAACTTTGACCTGTGTCTGGTCTACCACAGATTAGCGCAGTTTCGAAATCAAAATCTGTGAACCacattttcacttcctctctgttcttcttGTGCCTGTCAGACAAGGAACCGAGCTCTCCTCTGGGTATACCAGCTCTGTCTATTGTGGCGTCCACAGCTAGTTCTGTGGCACTCATCCTGCTTTTAGTGGTGCTGTTTGTCCTTGTACAGCCCAAACTCAAGTCCTTCCATCACAGCAGGTGAGTCAACTTGACCGATGACCTTACTGTGCTGATAGCTGTTCGGCCTCTGTGTCATGCCCAGTGGTTGTTAGAGCTGCTCCTCGTGAAAGCAAAAGGCAGATTCTCGTTTCTCACATCCCAGATTTTATTTCGGCTATTTTGGCTCAGTTTCATGATTGTAACGTTTCACCTTTTGTTCTCGTCGCCACACACATCATGGAGTTCTAGTCACACAGCACACCTTTACATAATCATGTGCTTAAAGTATATCTGAATGAGATCTGTATTGTAATGCTTTGAGTTTTCTGCGTGAGAATTTAGATGTTAAATGACTTGTCTACGCAACTGCATTGTTTAAAAgtgcaaatattttctgtgatCCTCTCGGGATTTCTGACTTCTTGCCATAATGCCGTCCATCTTAAAGTCATTCCTCCCCAAGatcacatgaataaaataaccCAATAAAATACCATCATATTCTTTGAAATCATACAGTCACTGCACAACCGGAAGTTTCTGTCATAAAGGGAATGAATGTTATGCTTCAGTCTTTGTTGCTCcgtgtgcattttgttttcttctgtgttttactgACGAGGGCAAACATGTTGAAAAGGATCAGCCTTTTGCTTCTCACACAAAGTGTTGGCAGAAACTTTTGAAAGCTCTGGTTCTATGTACTTTGGAGGAGCACTGCCCTTTTATATGTTCTGCTGTAAAACCACCTCCCAGTATGTCATAAAGTAACACAGCAGATTCTTGCTAATGATCCTCCTCTGTGCAGACACACCTCTTATTCAGGAGTTTTGGTTGAAACTGGTTACATAAACAGGTTGCCTACATAAGACGCATAAAACCTGGCAACTAGTTTTACTAGTTCACATTTCTTAAATACATgagaaatgaaagtaaaagtaagaaaaaggGCGTTAACCTCTAACGTCCCTGCTGTGGCTCTGTGATAAAGAGGTCACAGTGATTTGATCCAACGATCATTGGCACTCTTGTTGATTATGCTGTGGGCCTGAGGGCTTAGTGCAGCCTGCTGTAAAGGGATTGCACAGTCAACGCTAATCACGTCTTCCGGTTGTGCAGTGGCACGCAACACACATGACTGCATCATGTCCATCCACCTGAATCTGGTGCTGTCCACACTTGtcttactgtctgtctgtctctcactgacTTCCCCTCCCTGTCTATCAGGAGGGAGCAGGGAGTCTCAGGCCAGCCCAGTTCCATCATGGTGGAGGGCGTCCAGGTGACGCTGCCCTCCTACGAAGAGGCTGTTTATGGAAGCAGTGGACTGTGTGGTGCTTCcggtcctcctccttctccaccacctcctccagctcctccggAGTCTCGAGTCCCGATCGTGCTCTCAGAGGGGCTTCCTCAGGGAGCCACAGGGGGCCCCAGCAGAACCCGCCACCACAGAGACTTAGACTTCTGTCTCCCATCCACGTCCTCCTCGTCGTCCTTCTCCTCCCGCCGTCATGCAGAGACGGTGCTGGTTCATCAGgccccttcttcctcctcctcctcctcctcctcctcttcttcgtCATCATGGGCTAGAGAGCACCCAGGGGGTGCGTGCGCTGCCCCCCTTCCGCTCCGCAGAGACTCTGAGAGTAGCGACCAGCACAGTCTGCTTTCTGTCACCTCTACAGATGACTTTTCTGACGGTAAGAGGAGACTCTCTGTGTTATTCCACATAAAAGAATTATGACCAGGTTATGTTGGAAGCAGAACGGCTGTAGCTGCATTTTgatggacaaactgaaatttcaCATTACTCCTCATGCTGACGTATAGAGTATGCAGTTAACAGTTGTCTACGGATTGAGTAATATATTTATCTACATTACTGGGTTGCCAAGGACtagtgaaacaaaacacaaatacctATCAAGTTTATTGTCAGACATAATCAATACTAATAGAAATGTCACCCCGTTTTCAAAGTTATCAATTATATACACTCTCTTCTTATGCTTACTGCTTGAGGCATTCAGTAAAGTCCCAAATGTAGGTTTAATTGAAAACTTACACTATTTATATTGGACTTTTACACCACTACCCAACTACCCATAATTAGCCATAGAATAACTTCAGCTTGCTCCGCCCTCATGCAGTGGTAAAGTAATGGGAATGGTTTAAATGTTCCATTACACCACTACCCAACTACCCAGGAAATTCAGTTGCATGGAAATGTTTCCGTTGATGTAATGTATTGAATGACTGTGTGTTGGGTAGAAGGCTGCCTCCACAGCCTTTGCTCTGTTCTAACATATCTGTTCTGTTCCCCTGCAGATATTCCCCTGCTGAAGGAAGCATGAAGCCTGCCAGCCTGCTATCAGCATCAGTGGCAGAGCCCCCAATATCCTTATCTCTCACTGCTGACCAGGACTGACTGTGGCTGTCAACCCACTTCCCCTGACTCCcctcagcagccagcagagaaAAGACTAGAACTATGCCCATTCCCCATGCAAACTCCTCTGCCATTGCCACCCATGCAGAGCAAAGCCAACAACCAATACTCCCTGCATCATAAGCAATGAGGAAGCACCGCTGGACCCAGCAACTGGATCAAACTAAAGACAAGCCAGACAAACAAAGTGGTGCCAGCTCAACATAAATCCTGTAGATCCTATGTATATGAGTAAAGCATACATACCAAGTCAAGGTTGTGTACTATAGGCTATGTATTACTATACACTTGCCTCCTCCCAGGTGTAGTTCTCTATATTAAAATGGCTCACAGAAGCTTCATTGGAGAAGGCTATAGCAATTGAGACACGTTGGAATCTGTCTGGGAGTACttcagataaaagaaaaaaagtgaaataaaacaacttgTGATGTTTGCTCCTGACGCCGTGGCGCTCAGAATCGTCTTCCCGCTGTACTTGAAAAGTTGTGAGTGGCGGCCGGGTTTTTGCAGCCCGCTTTGTGAatgttgcatgttgtttttAGTTATTGCTGTCACAGCACGGTGGCCCACTCTGAATGAAGCATGAAGCCtccgctgtctctctctctctctctctctctcaagctATCTGTGTATCTTGGTGGCGTCTAGCATGTGGATTAGTGAGATTGAGAACCACTTCACAAGAGCTAAAAGCAGGGTGCAGTGTTTTACGAAGCACCGTATCACAACTATAAAAAGACCTTTTCctgcttctttcatttttttattttattttttttgatgcCAGCTGCACCCAGGTGCTTCTTCTGTCGCATGAGTGGGATTGATTGGTGTTTTGGTCCCAGGACTGCGCCATACATCTTTTCTGTATGAGGACAGGGACAcataatgtcacattttgtctgAAAGCTGAGGAGAGGGTTGTCTTTCAACACGGTGATTGGGCACACGACTGAACTTTAAGGTTGTTTCACTTTCCCCCCTTCCCCTCcactgtatttattgtttgttctgttgctcGGTTTGCTTTGAGTTGCAGAATCtcattgcatgtgtgtgtgtgtgtgtgtgtgtgtgtgtgtgtgtgtgtccgtgtccACTAGGCTGGAGATGACATAACCTCATATGGTAGGCTGCGACACAGCCATTGTCTGATTGGCCTCTCTTCAGATTAGAGACTGGCTGCACAATGTCCCTGTCTTTCACCCTTGGAAAATATCCCTCCCAGCACTGAATAAGTCACATGAACAAACCAGCGTCACTTCAGGCAACGAGTCCGCTACACAATGTGTGTATTATTCATCTACTCTCAAGCTAGAATATTTATCGTTTTCTGCTGAATGGCTGGAAAAGACGAGTCTCCTTAGAGGAACTGGCTCTCGCCCACCTTCGCGCTATACCGAAGACTCTCCACTTTCGTGCATTAATGACACAACTGCAACTGGTTGCAGTGAAATGATAAAAGTTTTTGTTATATGGCACCCACTCCCGCCACATACGCTCACTCACCCTCCTAATGCCAAGTGCAAATTTAAGAGAAAATCGTGCTATTTTGTTAGAAATCATCCTCTGTTTTCATTGCCACTTGAAAAGCTTTGGTAGTTGAGCTGGTCACCCTGGAAACGGCATGACTCCGAAGGATCCTGAGAATTACTTTTCAAGCTTAACTgctcagagaaaaaaacaaaaacaaacaaacaaaaaaaaaacaacaacagaacaaccCAGttggatttctgttttatttggcatttgtggctgtctgtcagtgtcGACGGCTACATCATTAATGCAAACAGAATGTTGCCTTAGACTTggacaatttcttttttttttgggacgTATAATCGTTGGTTGCTTTACAGTATTGCAACGTGTTCTGTTTTCCCAATGGCcttactctgtttttttttttctatcctaTGCATAAAActgtctttgtgtatttatCATTGAGTTTACTTTTGTTGTTGGACACGACTAAATGAATGTCCATCCTTCTATGTCCTCCCTTAGCTTTTCCAGCTActgtgctgatgatgatgatgatgatgatgaacctATAAGCACCTATATTTCACTGTTCCTTTACTTCTCTTTTGCTACAAGGCATTCAGATATTATGAGgttgaaaaggaaaaaaaataagtaagaTTGACTTTGCGTTCAGAAGCACTGTTGTACGGTGTTGCTTCCCTGAGAATAACAGGTTaaaaaaagtacacattttGATTCTTAGTTTCATTGCTTTCAGCTTTGGTTTTTCCTCTGTACATGGCAGTGGGTGTGAAGATAGTAATTTAATATTTGtataaagtttaatttaattttacagtGTGTATATAACTTTCTAATTAAAGCTTTCTTTTGAATGTGGAAGATGATGTGTCATTATTTAAGCTATTAAGCGGCTAAGTGTGTAATTCTTGGAAAACGTCAATCTGTCATAAAGCACATATTTTCAGACTGAAAGTTGAGTCTACGTCAAAGTCGTGTCCAGCACCTATTAAACCACTGCAATGTGTATCTGCTTGTATGAGTCAAGAGaatgatttcattttacattaaatTGGATCCCAGAAGATCTGAACCTTGTTTGCACGTGGAGGTCCTGCTACATGACAGTACATTAGTGAGTTTAGATCCTTGCAGCACCCTTCACAGATAGCAAATCACTTAGGCTAGTACGACATCTGCTTCATGAATTCTTCATCAACACTCCAGAATTatgctgttgtgtgtgattAGACAGCAAAATCACCTACCTGGGAGCTTGCTTCCCTTAAAACCTTAGTATCTTCTAAATTACTTCTcaaaaacaatttcctgtgCATGCAATTAAAAGAAATTGCTCTTTCTGACTCAACTTGTATTTTAACATTATGTCCtttgtcctgctgtgtttgCCATAGAGGCCTATTAAGAAATAGCTGTTGAACAGTGTGTGATCTGTTCTTATCTCTGTGCTGTATTGTTGTATCTGAGCGACACCTCGTGGTCAGAAGTAGAAACTGCAGTTCATATTCGGCGGCGGAGGGGAACTTACGTCACGTTCGTcgaacttcttcttcttttttttaagtgctCTGCAGTGGCGCCAGTGCAGTgctcattttaaaactttattagCAATTCGATTTTTGGACATACAATAAGACAGCCGGGCCCTGGAGTACAGTATTAATATACTGAGCACATAACAGAAGGAAACTAAAACATAACACTGACATAAGATTTATTGGAGGTCTCAAACAAGTTCGAGGGCCTCTGTTTCGTAGAGGTTATCTAATTCCACAAGATGGCGGTGTTGCAATAAGGGTGCCAGGTTGCCTTTAGGAGGTAGAAGAAGAACATTTAGCCCTATTAGAGTTTCTTTGGTCGTACGAGGGTTGGTTTAGTGCGGAGGcaccattttgttttacttcgGAGTCAGCGGTTACAGTCGAGCTAGTTAAGAAATAGCACTAGGACCACTTCAAGGTATGCGTGCAATGACTGAAATGATCCATTATGTCAGCATGCAGTTCGCGTTTTGTCAAAGCAGATAAACGTTTGTGTCGTGTATccttagcttagtttagctaGTAATATGGCGCGGTAAAATTTGGTAGCATAGGCCGCATGGTTGATTTGTTAGCTTGCTGCTAAAATAGAGCATCTGTGATTTGACATTGTAGGGCCGGTGTTTCTCATTCCCAGTAGGCTGCGTTAGCTTACTCAATTAAATCAGTATGTTTATTTCCTCAGACCGGAACGACTTGATCAACATGAGTGGATGTCGCATTTTCATCGGCCGTTTGAGCCCATCTGCGAGAGAGAAGGATGTGGAGAGATTTTTCAAAGGATACGGCCGCATCCGAGATATTGACCTCAAGAAAGGCTTTGGCTTTGTGGTGAGTCAGCTGCATGGAAGTAGGTCAGCAGGTTTTCAGATATGACGAGCACGATGCCCAGTTGTACACTGAATTGACAATTTGTATTGACAGCGACAAAATGTGCTTATTAGGCTGCCTTATCCAGGCTCTGTTCGTCTGGGCGTGTATTCACATTATATATATCCGGTTATTTAcgacttttattttattcctttgtGTGTCCGGCTTGTTGACACGCCCACACGGCAAAAAAACGAGTAATTGATTCAAATTACTTTCACGTTCAGTCTACACTTAAGAAATGTTTAcatatatgttaaaaaaaagtctccCATTTACATAAATATCCAAACTCACAAGGTGAGCTCAGGTGCGTCTTGTTAATGTGTTAATTTGCCTGAACCATTTTGATGGATTGTCCTGTCCCGTAAATGTGATTCTTAAAGAAGCTTCCTTTCTAAGCCACAGCGTCAGAATGACATGTAAAAGGGGCTTGATGCTAAGACGTGTTGTCGTAAATGTCTTGCATTCTGTTTATTGCAGGAGTTTGATGACCCCAGAGATGCTGAGGATGCTGTTTATGAGCTTGACGGCAAAGAGTTGTGCAATGAAAGGTGCTCCGTGTCTTGATTGTTTTTGCAATCAATCTAAAGaaacaaattatatatatatataacaaaataaaagacattacTAATTTCTGGATTTTCAGGGTGACCATCGAGCACGCCCGTGTACGTCTGCGGGGTGGCCGTGGCAGAGGAGCCAGCGGCGGTGGAGGGCGTTTCTCTGATCGCTATGGCCGAGGCTCCCAGAGCAGTCGgaggtgacattttcacaccACCCACAGTATTTGTAGCCACACTTGGCCAGCACAGGCTTCACTAAGCCTAACAACCACAGCTGTGCCGAGAGTTCACATGGACGTGATTCTCAACGTGATAAGTCAAATCTGGATTCTAAACAAGACAAATCTCTTGGCGGTGGAGCGGCATAATTTACAAACCATGAGCAAACTATAGAATGAGACAAGTGCAAATAAGTTAATCTAAGCACAGTAGTGGCTGCCAAAAAATATAGTTGCAGggtaaatacacaaaaaaagcttttcacTGCTTCGCCATTAGGGCTCAAGTATATCTGACTGATTCTGTTTTTGATCCCCTCATGAATTAATTAGTTAGTAAAACAAGTACAAGGCTTGAGTACTTCAGTCCATCTCTGCTAAAGGAAGATATTTGTAtacaaaagcacaatgaaatgTCTTATAGCATTGGTTGCAGCTAACAAGTAGCTTTGTAGTTGTATCAACGTCTGTCTGTGTTCAACAACTGACTATCAAATCAGAAGAAGTACCTTTTCAGTAATATTTCAGCAATGATTATCAATGTTTTTACAGTACTCTTAAGCACTCTTCATTTCtaatttcatttgcatttaacaATCAAATACCAGTTGGAGAttctgggaaaaaaatgtggGTATTACCACCAACTCGGATGTGACATGGCTCTGGCTTTGACCTGCATGTGGGAAGAATCAGCATTCAGGAGTTCacgtttcttcttctgttagAGTAGCAATGTTGAACGGTTTACTTACAGTGCAACACAAGCCCTGCGTGTGCTGCATTTTAAAGATCCTTGCCATGAATTATCCTTGCTACTGGCAAGTAGTTTAGCTCTCAGGCTGCGTGccaaagtctgtgtgtgtgccattcTCATTCATTTGACTGACCCTCCGTTCGTTTCCAGTCGAAACCCTCCTCCGATGCGCACTGAGAACCGCCTGATTGTGGAGAACTTGTCCTCTCGTGTCAGCTGGCAGGTTAGTATTGCCTCATGTTTCTTTTATGCTCAGCAAGCCTCTAAAAGCTGCAACATCATAAAAAGTTATCACCTCCATCATTCTGCCTCCAGCAACATACACATACAACTGTAGAATTTACATGCTGCTAAAAACATAGAAAGTCTGAAATCAAATCAGTTGctaatatacatacataaacagtGAAACTATTTTGTTGTGATCAGGCCaaaattgttctttttaaaagcaCCGCTCTTATCAATCTGCATCTCATGCAGTTAAGTAATGAGTCAAAGAGCAGTAACAACAAAAAACGtaatttgttcctttttttcaaattttaaccAATTCTTCACCCCTTTATTTGCCAGCCTGACTGTTGTGTCATGTGGAAGAGCTCGCTTATGGTGGAGTTAACCCCTTCTGGGTCCTTCTGTCTGGGTTGAGCCTGTGGTGTCAGCCACTCTGTCCTACTCCTAGTTGACGCCTGCTGGTCATGTGAGCGCTCGCTCCACACTAGAGGCACTGGCGGCCTCTTCGCTCGCTCGCAACGCCCCGCTGTCGAAGGCAGTGGGGTGCCTGGTGTGAGgctgagagcgagagagaggaaacagagagttggcagagagaaaggagaggaaagagcgAGAGtcgatggtgatggtggtggcgTATTGATCGATGGTTCGTTAATTTGAGGGGCTTCGATCGATCGATatccccccctcccttccccccTCTGGTGTTCCCGCACATCGtgagcgagcgagagagagagtgtgaatTCCTCCCAGGTGCCCATGGATATAATCTGCTGTTATCCCGAGGTTATGGTGGGCTCGGAGAGCCTGCGGCCCACCCCAAAGGGTCTCACTCTCAGGTAGTAGTTTCCTCTCTTCCACCCTGTTCACTCTCTATACTGAGGCGGGGTGCCGAGACAGGGGCGGTCCCGGCGCGGAGCCCTGTGCCCTCCTTGCCAGGGAAAATGGGGCTCTTAGTGCCAAACGCTGCCCAAGCGGCGCCACTGCACTTCAATTCATGCAGATGGTGTTCATGTCTCTCTAGCTATAATGAGCTGTGGGTCCAAGAATGTCAAAGCTGGTGCGAATACTCAGCCTGCCCAGTAATCGCACTCATCAAAATTGGCCGAACTCTAATTTGTGGCACATTAtacctgttttttgttttttgtattctttgtaaaaatacactttttctTCAATGTCTGGCTGATTAAACAGCTTCTGAGGTTCTTGGGCTCATCCTCCATATCTGCAGTAGCCTGTGTAGTCCTCTCAGAGAGTCTAACCATCTCTCTTTTTGGGTaaatctgttctgtttttctgtctcacactgtgtttgtgtcccgAGTCTCTCCGTAAGTTGACTGATGTTTACATGCGTAGGACCTGAAAGATTTCATGAGGCAAGCTGGAGAGGTGACATTTGCAGATGCTCATCGCCCCAAGGTCAACGAA
Encoded here:
- the susd6 gene encoding sushi domain-containing protein 6, which gives rise to MCDGMVAFQTRALSSCSSSSSSTFISSSLAHRLAASALLLLFTLLPHGHASGCAQPPGVQHGDLLNQTEANRGSFPPGTLLTYGCEPGYTADGPTSIICTSSGAWSYQPPRCIRSNVCSPPTEPENGGYRCHPSPCHRLTHKTVIEYFCDEGYALKGDYKFLTCQNGEWDGPMQISCRLTQDKEPSSPLGIPALSIVASTASSVALILLLVVLFVLVQPKLKSFHHSRREQGVSGQPSSIMVEGVQVTLPSYEEAVYGSSGLCGASGPPPSPPPPPAPPESRVPIVLSEGLPQGATGGPSRTRHHRDLDFCLPSTSSSSSFSSRRHAETVLVHQAPSSSSSSSSSSSSSSWAREHPGGACAAPLPLRRDSESSDQHSLLSVTSTDDFSDDIPLLKEA
- the srsf5b gene encoding serine and arginine rich splicing factor 5b encodes the protein MSGCRIFIGRLSPSAREKDVERFFKGYGRIRDIDLKKGFGFVEFDDPRDAEDAVYELDGKELCNERVTIEHARVRLRGGRGRGASGGGGRFSDRYGRGSQSSRSRNPPPMRTENRLIVENLSSRVSWQDLKDFMRQAGEVTFADAHRPKVNEGVVEFASHSDLKNALEKLSGKEMNGRKIKLIEASKKRSRSRSRSESSSRSRSRSRGRSPSRSPRRSRSPAKAHNRSRSRSGSPAGGTSSPTPKSKEPAKRTSKMSKSASPPSPLPAQRASVSRSRSRSRSRSRSRSRSPSTDSQR